A window of Pseudomonas monteilii contains these coding sequences:
- a CDS encoding 23S rRNA (cytidine(2498)-2'-O)-methyltransferase RlmM, giving the protein MDTLLMHCRPGFEGEVCAEISEHAARLGVPGYARSKPQTACAEFVCLEPGGPARLMAGIRFEQLIFIRQWARGRFVELPEQDRISVLLEHLADLPVCTSLWLEVLDSNDGKELSTFCRKFDVPLRKALLKAGRLVEQGRGARLLLTFISGRRVFLGLAEDDNSAQWPMGIPRLKFPREAPSRSTLKLEEAWHHFIPRDEWDARLSDDMTGVDLGASPGGWTYQLVRRGMLVTAIDNGPMAESLMDTGLVQHLMADGFTWQPKQTVDWMVCDIVEKPARTASLIETWLGEGLCREAVVNLKLPMKQRHAEVRRLLERMEAGFKARKVRVSIACKQLYHDREEVTCHLRRLDLKPRAR; this is encoded by the coding sequence ATGGATACCCTGTTGATGCATTGCCGGCCCGGTTTCGAGGGCGAGGTCTGCGCCGAGATCAGCGAGCACGCCGCCCGCCTGGGCGTGCCGGGCTATGCCCGCAGCAAACCGCAGACGGCCTGCGCCGAGTTCGTCTGCCTGGAGCCGGGTGGGCCGGCGCGGTTGATGGCCGGCATACGCTTCGAGCAGCTGATCTTCATTCGGCAGTGGGCCCGTGGGCGGTTCGTCGAGCTGCCCGAGCAGGACCGCATCAGCGTGCTGCTCGAACACCTGGCTGACCTGCCGGTGTGCACGAGCCTGTGGCTGGAGGTGCTCGACAGCAACGACGGCAAGGAACTGTCGACCTTCTGCCGCAAGTTCGACGTCCCGTTGCGCAAGGCCCTGCTCAAGGCCGGGCGGCTGGTTGAGCAAGGTCGGGGCGCGCGCTTGCTGCTGACCTTCATCAGTGGGCGCCGGGTGTTTCTGGGGCTGGCCGAAGACGACAATTCGGCGCAGTGGCCCATGGGCATTCCGCGGCTCAAATTCCCTCGCGAGGCCCCCAGCCGTTCGACGCTCAAGCTGGAGGAAGCCTGGCACCATTTTATCCCCCGCGACGAGTGGGACGCGCGGCTGTCCGACGACATGACCGGCGTCGACCTGGGCGCCTCGCCCGGCGGCTGGACCTACCAGCTGGTGCGTCGGGGCATGCTGGTGACCGCCATCGACAACGGGCCGATGGCCGAGAGCCTGATGGACACCGGCCTGGTCCAGCACCTGATGGCCGACGGCTTCACCTGGCAGCCCAAGCAGACGGTGGACTGGATGGTCTGCGACATCGTCGAGAAGCCGGCGCGCACGGCGTCGCTGATCGAGACCTGGCTGGGCGAGGGCCTGTGCCGTGAGGCGGTGGTCAACCTCAAGCTGCCGATGAAGCAGCGCCATGCCGAGGTGCGACGGCTGCTCGAGCGGATGGAGGCCGGGTTCAAGGCGCGCAAGGTGCGCGTGTCGATCGCCTGCAAGCAGCTGTACCACGACCGCGAAGAGGTGACCTGCCACCTGCGTCGGCTGGACCTCAAGCCCCGCGCGCGATAA
- a CDS encoding aconitate hydratase (Catalyzes the conversion of citrate to isocitrate) has product MPSLDSLNTLKTLTVGDRVYHYYSLPDAARTLGDLERLPMSLKVLLENLLRWEDDQTVNRDDLHALAGWLKDKRSDREIQYRPARVLMQDFTGVPAVVDLAAMRAAMAKAGGDPQRINPLSPVDLVIDHSVMVDKYGSDHAFAENVDIEMQRNGERYAFLRWGQSAFDNFSVVPPGTGICHQVNLEYLGRTVWTREEDGRTFAFPDTLVGTDSHTTMINGLGVLGWGVGGIEAEAAMLGQPVSMLIPEVIGFKLTGKLNEGITATDLVLTVTQMLRKKGVVGKFVEFYGDGLAQLPLADRATIANMAPEYGATCGFFPVDEVTLDYLRLSGRPQETVELVEAYCKAQGLWRLQGQEPVFSDALALDMNDVQASLAGPKRPQDRVELPRVAAAFDSFLDLQPKPARKDVGRLESEGGGGVAVGNADQAGEVSYTQGDATHVLRDGAVVIAAITSCTNTSNPSVMMAAGLVAKKAVEKGLQRKPWVKSSLAPGSKVVTEYFKAAGLTSYLDTLGFDLVGYGCTTCIGNSGPLDEAIEQAVTQGDLTVASVLSGNRNFEGRVHPLVKTNWLASPPLVVAYALAGSVRVDLTQDPLGTGKDGQPVYLRDVWPTQQEIADAVAKVDTDMFHKEYAEVFAGDAQWQAIEVPQAATYVWQDDSTYIQHPPFFDDIAGPPPAIDDIEGAHILALLGDSVTTDHISPAGNIKADSPAGRYLRDKGVETRDFNSYGSRRGNHEVMMRGTFANIRIRNEMLGGEEGGNTLHVPTGEKLAIYDAAMRYQAEGTPLVVIAGQEYGTGSSRDWAAKGTNLLGVKAVLAESFERIHRSNLVGMGVLPLQFKTGDTRQSLGLTGKERIDVRGLREATIRPGMSLPLRIIDEAGQVRDIEVLCRIDTLNEVEYFKAGGILHYVLRQLIAS; this is encoded by the coding sequence ATGCCCTCGCTCGATAGCCTGAATACCCTCAAGACCCTCACCGTGGGCGACCGCGTCTACCACTATTACAGCCTGCCCGATGCCGCGCGCACCCTGGGCGACCTGGAGCGCCTGCCGATGTCGCTCAAGGTCCTGCTGGAAAACCTGCTGCGCTGGGAGGACGACCAGACCGTCAACCGCGACGACCTGCACGCCCTGGCCGGCTGGCTCAAGGACAAGCGCTCGGACCGCGAGATCCAGTACCGCCCGGCGCGCGTGCTGATGCAGGACTTCACCGGCGTGCCCGCCGTGGTCGACCTGGCCGCCATGCGCGCGGCCATGGCCAAGGCAGGCGGCGATCCCCAGCGCATCAACCCGCTGTCGCCGGTGGACCTGGTGATCGACCACTCGGTCATGGTCGACAAGTACGGCAGCGACCACGCCTTCGCCGAGAACGTCGACATCGAAATGCAGCGCAACGGCGAGCGCTACGCGTTCCTGCGCTGGGGCCAGAGCGCCTTCGACAACTTCAGCGTCGTGCCCCCAGGCACCGGCATCTGTCACCAGGTCAACCTGGAGTACCTGGGCCGCACTGTCTGGACACGCGAGGAAGACGGCCGCACCTTCGCCTTCCCCGACACCCTGGTCGGCACCGACTCGCACACCACCATGATCAACGGCCTGGGCGTGCTGGGCTGGGGCGTCGGCGGGATCGAAGCCGAGGCGGCCATGCTCGGTCAGCCGGTGTCGATGCTCATCCCGGAAGTGATCGGCTTCAAGCTGACCGGTAAGCTGAACGAAGGCATCACCGCCACCGACCTGGTGTTGACCGTGACCCAGATGCTGCGCAAGAAAGGCGTGGTCGGCAAGTTCGTCGAATTCTATGGTGACGGTCTGGCGCAGCTGCCCCTGGCCGACCGTGCCACCATCGCCAACATGGCCCCGGAGTACGGGGCCACCTGCGGGTTCTTCCCGGTCGACGAGGTGACGCTGGACTACCTGCGCCTGTCGGGTCGCCCACAGGAAACCGTCGAGCTGGTGGAAGCCTATTGCAAGGCCCAGGGGCTCTGGCGCCTGCAAGGCCAGGAGCCGGTCTTCAGCGATGCGCTGGCGCTGGACATGAACGATGTCCAGGCCAGCCTGGCAGGGCCGAAACGTCCCCAGGACCGTGTCGAACTGCCACGCGTGGCCGCTGCCTTCGACAGCTTCCTCGACCTGCAACCCAAGCCGGCGCGCAAGGACGTGGGCCGTCTGGAAAGCGAAGGCGGCGGCGGTGTGGCCGTGGGCAATGCCGACCAGGCCGGTGAAGTCAGCTACACCCAGGGCGACGCGACCCATGTGCTGCGCGATGGCGCGGTGGTGATCGCCGCGATCACCTCCTGCACCAACACTTCCAACCCGAGCGTGATGATGGCGGCCGGTCTGGTGGCGAAAAAGGCCGTAGAAAAAGGCCTGCAGCGCAAGCCGTGGGTCAAGAGTTCCCTGGCGCCGGGCTCGAAGGTGGTGACCGAGTACTTCAAGGCCGCCGGCCTGACGTCCTATCTCGACACACTGGGCTTCGACCTAGTCGGCTACGGGTGCACCACTTGCATCGGCAACTCCGGACCGCTGGACGAGGCGATCGAACAGGCCGTGACCCAGGGCGACCTGACCGTGGCGTCGGTGCTGTCAGGCAACCGCAACTTCGAAGGCCGGGTACACCCGCTGGTCAAGACCAACTGGCTGGCCTCCCCGCCCCTGGTGGTGGCCTACGCCCTGGCAGGTAGCGTGCGTGTCGACCTGACCCAGGACCCATTGGGCACGGGCAAGGACGGCCAGCCGGTCTACCTGCGCGATGTCTGGCCGACCCAGCAGGAGATCGCCGACGCCGTGGCCAAGGTCGATACCGACATGTTCCACAAGGAATACGCCGAGGTCTTCGCTGGCGACGCACAGTGGCAGGCCATCGAGGTGCCCCAGGCGGCGACCTACGTCTGGCAGGACGACTCCACCTACATCCAGCATCCGCCCTTCTTCGACGACATCGCCGGACCACCACCGGCCATCGACGACATCGAAGGGGCGCACATCCTGGCGTTGCTGGGCGACTCGGTGACCACCGACCACATCTCCCCCGCCGGCAACATCAAGGCCGACAGCCCGGCCGGTCGCTACCTGCGGGACAAAGGGGTGGAAACCCGCGATTTCAACTCCTATGGTTCGCGCCGCGGCAACCACGAGGTGATGATGCGCGGGACCTTCGCCAACATCCGTATCCGCAACGAGATGCTCGGCGGCGAGGAAGGTGGCAATACGCTGCACGTGCCCACTGGCGAGAAGCTGGCGATCTACGACGCTGCCATGCGCTACCAGGCCGAGGGCACGCCGCTGGTGGTGATCGCCGGTCAGGAGTACGGCACCGGCTCGAGCCGCGACTGGGCCGCCAAGGGCACCAACCTGCTGGGTGTGAAGGCCGTGCTGGCGGAGAGTTTCGAGCGCATCCACCGCTCCAACCTGGTGGGCATGGGTGTCCTGCCGCTGCAGTTCAAGACGGGCGATACCCGTCAGTCGCTGGGGCTGACCGGCAAGGAGCGCATCGACGTGCGCGGCTTGCGTGAGGCGACGATCCGCCCCGGCATGAGCCTGCCATTGCGCATCATCGATGAAGCCGGTCAGGTCCGTGACATCGAGGTGCTGTGCCGGATCGACACGCTCAACGAAGTGGAGTACTTCAAGGCCGGCGGCATCCTGCACTACGTGCTGCGTCAACTGATTGCGTCGTAA
- a CDS encoding chemotaxis protein, with protein sequence MRNNQPITQRERTFPAQQRLISTTNAKGVITYCNDDFIDISGFTRDELIGAAHNLVRHPDVPQAVFAHMWQTLKQGQPWMGIVKNRCKSGDHYWVNAYVTPIFENDQVIGFESVRVKPTSEQIRRAEQLYQRLTQGKSAVPRRDTWLPVVQDWLPFILVSQVGFLIGSWMGQSWGFALAAALSVPLGLLGLSWQQRGLKRLLRLAEQTTSDALIAQMYTDSRGVQARLEMAMLSQDARLKTCLTRLQDSAEHLSQQAQQSDALAHQSSTSLERQRVETEQVATAVNQMATTTQEVATHVQRTADATQQANRLTGEGRLIAGETREAIERLSTAVGETGQTVTQLAKDSDEIGGVVDVIKGIADQTNLLALNAAIEAARAGEMGRGFAVVADEVRQLAQRTAESTGQIHTLIAKLQQTANNAVLTMEAGHRQAEEGVARVMEADRALSGISDAVAHITDMTTQIAAATEEQTAVADEISRNISTIAQLADQTSEQAQSSALLSEELTRTATGQYSLVERFNR encoded by the coding sequence ATGCGCAACAACCAGCCGATCACCCAGAGAGAACGGACGTTCCCTGCCCAGCAGCGTTTGATTTCCACGACCAACGCCAAAGGGGTCATCACCTACTGCAACGATGACTTCATCGACATCAGCGGCTTCACCCGCGATGAGTTGATCGGCGCGGCCCACAACCTGGTGCGCCATCCGGACGTGCCGCAGGCAGTGTTCGCGCACATGTGGCAGACGCTCAAGCAGGGCCAGCCCTGGATGGGTATCGTCAAGAACCGCTGCAAGTCGGGTGATCACTACTGGGTCAACGCCTACGTTACGCCGATCTTCGAGAACGATCAGGTGATCGGCTTCGAATCGGTACGGGTCAAGCCCACCAGCGAACAGATCCGGCGTGCCGAACAGCTGTACCAGCGGCTGACCCAGGGCAAGTCCGCCGTGCCGCGCCGGGACACCTGGCTGCCCGTGGTGCAGGATTGGCTGCCGTTCATTCTGGTGAGCCAGGTCGGTTTCCTGATCGGCAGCTGGATGGGCCAGAGCTGGGGCTTCGCCCTGGCGGCCGCCTTGAGCGTGCCCTTGGGGCTGCTGGGCCTGAGCTGGCAGCAACGTGGCCTCAAGCGCCTGCTGCGTCTGGCCGAGCAGACCACCTCCGATGCACTGATCGCGCAGATGTACACCGACAGCCGCGGCGTGCAGGCACGCCTGGAAATGGCCATGCTCAGCCAGGACGCTCGCCTGAAGACCTGTCTGACGCGGCTGCAGGACAGTGCCGAGCACTTGAGCCAGCAGGCGCAGCAGTCCGACGCCCTGGCGCACCAGAGTTCCACCAGCCTGGAGCGCCAGCGCGTGGAGACCGAGCAGGTGGCCACGGCCGTCAACCAGATGGCCACCACCACCCAGGAAGTGGCCACCCATGTGCAGCGCACGGCCGATGCCACGCAACAGGCCAATCGCCTGACCGGCGAAGGTCGTCTGATCGCCGGGGAAACCCGCGAGGCCATCGAGCGCCTGTCCACCGCCGTGGGCGAGACCGGGCAGACAGTCACCCAGCTGGCCAAGGACAGCGATGAAATCGGCGGCGTGGTCGATGTGATCAAGGGCATTGCCGACCAGACCAACCTGCTGGCGCTCAATGCCGCCATCGAAGCGGCGCGGGCGGGCGAGATGGGCCGCGGCTTCGCGGTGGTCGCCGACGAAGTCCGCCAACTGGCGCAACGTACGGCGGAGTCCACCGGGCAGATTCACACGTTGATCGCCAAGTTGCAGCAGACCGCCAACAATGCGGTGCTGACCATGGAAGCCGGGCATCGCCAGGCCGAGGAAGGCGTGGCGCGGGTGATGGAGGCCGACCGGGCGCTGTCGGGCATCAGCGATGCCGTGGCGCACATCACCGACATGACCACCCAGATCGCCGCCGCGACCGAAGAGCAAACGGCCGTTGCAGACGAGATCAGCCGCAACATCAGCACCATCGCGCAACTGGCCGACCAGACTTCCGAACAGGCGCAGAGCTCGGCGCTGTTGAGTGAAGAGCTGACGCGCACGGCCACGGGTCAGTATTCGTTGGTCGAGCGGTTCAATCGGTAG
- a CDS encoding pseudouridine synthase, which translates to MSAPFDPALQQASTVCLPSGAWNTVLDCLSEHFKAVGREGWLDRFQRGRVLDATGQPVSADLPYRRGLRLHYFREVPNERPIPVQEVVLHADDHLVVVDKPHFLPVTPTGEYVEQTLLRRLIRQLDNPHLVPLHRIDRHTAGLVLFSSNPESRSAYQRLFPERRIDKQYQAIAPALPDLPVPYVHTSRLAHGEPFFRMQEVPGVANSETHVRVLEKRGEWWRYGLSPVTGKTHQLRVHMAALGAPIQYDPFYPTLVAQADDYQKPLKLLAQRLSFTDPLSGEGRVFDSTLALDWA; encoded by the coding sequence ATGTCCGCGCCGTTCGATCCCGCCTTGCAGCAAGCCAGCACGGTCTGCCTCCCGTCTGGAGCCTGGAATACCGTGCTCGATTGCCTGAGCGAGCATTTCAAGGCGGTAGGACGCGAAGGCTGGCTCGACCGTTTTCAGCGCGGTCGCGTGCTCGATGCCACAGGCCAGCCAGTGTCGGCGGATCTGCCCTATCGACGCGGTCTGCGCCTGCACTATTTTCGCGAAGTGCCGAACGAGCGCCCGATTCCCGTGCAGGAGGTGGTCTTGCATGCGGACGATCACTTGGTGGTGGTCGACAAGCCGCATTTTCTGCCGGTGACGCCCACGGGGGAGTACGTCGAGCAGACCTTGCTGCGTCGGTTGATCCGGCAGCTGGACAACCCGCACCTGGTCCCGCTGCACCGTATCGACCGGCATACCGCAGGCCTGGTGCTGTTTTCCAGCAACCCCGAGAGCCGCAGCGCCTACCAGCGGCTGTTTCCCGAGCGGCGCATCGACAAGCAGTACCAGGCCATCGCACCGGCCTTGCCCGACTTGCCGGTGCCCTATGTCCACACGAGTCGTCTGGCCCATGGGGAACCGTTCTTCCGCATGCAGGAAGTACCCGGCGTGGCGAACAGCGAGACCCATGTCCGCGTGCTGGAAAAGCGGGGCGAGTGGTGGCGTTACGGACTGTCGCCGGTGACGGGCAAGACCCACCAGCTGCGGGTGCACATGGCCGCGTTGGGAGCCCCGATCCAGTACGATCCGTTCTACCCGACCCTGGTGGCACAGGCCGACGATTACCAGAAGCCTCTGAAGCTCCTGGCCCAGCGGTTGAGTTTCACGGATCCGCTGAGCGGGGAAGGGCGGGTGTTCGACAGCACCCTGGCCTTGGACTGGGCCTGA
- a CDS encoding transcriptional regulator — MVNVEQLKYSVNRMEVDSVLEAALELRLDGLVVGERTPFGKVHFNTCFAEVEALFQRAGYHRPLDVVGYEGQVYALYDPSRWEAVQVLRWLKERSETSADAGCRLALGG, encoded by the coding sequence ATGGTCAATGTCGAGCAACTGAAGTACAGCGTCAATCGCATGGAGGTGGACAGCGTCCTCGAGGCGGCGCTGGAGCTGCGCCTCGACGGCCTGGTGGTCGGTGAGCGCACGCCCTTCGGCAAGGTGCATTTCAACACCTGTTTCGCCGAGGTCGAAGCCCTGTTCCAGCGCGCCGGGTATCACCGGCCGCTCGATGTGGTGGGCTACGAAGGGCAGGTGTATGCCTTGTACGACCCCAGTCGTTGGGAGGCAGTGCAGGTGCTGCGCTGGCTCAAGGAGCGCAGCGAGACATCGGCAGACGCTGGTTGCCGCCTCGCGCTTGGCGGATAA
- a CDS encoding glutaredoxin, whose amino-acid sequence MPPECQLFGTLGCHLCELAEALLMPWVDHGLLVELIDLSEHPACFERYAWRVPVLRRCDTGAELDWPFDAEQIAHFLR is encoded by the coding sequence ATGCCACCTGAATGCCAGCTGTTCGGCACCCTGGGGTGCCACCTGTGCGAACTGGCCGAAGCCCTGCTCATGCCTTGGGTCGATCACGGTTTGCTGGTCGAACTGATCGACCTCAGCGAACACCCGGCGTGCTTCGAGCGTTATGCCTGGCGTGTGCCCGTCCTGCGGCGGTGCGACACGGGCGCCGAACTCGATTGGCCTTTCGATGCGGAGCAGATCGCACACTTTCTGCGCTGA
- a CDS encoding ammonium transporter gives MESLHPATDALAQSANTLFLLMGAILVLAMHAGFAFLEVGTVRHKNQVNALCKILSDFAVSAMAYFFVGYWIAYGVGFLQPAAVLTQDHGYALVKGFFLLTFAAAIPAIISGGIAERARFAPQLCATALIVALVYPAFEGVVWNGNLGIQAWLAARFGAPFHDFAGSVVVHAMGGWLALAAVILLGARRGRYRDGRLVAFAPSSIPFLALGSWILIVGWFGFNVMSAQTLEGISGLVAINSLMAMVGGTLATLLAGRNDPGFLHNGPLAGLVAVCAGSDVMHPVGALATGLIAGVLFVWSFTAAQNRWKIDDVLGVWPLHGLCGLWGGLACGVFGSTALGGLGGVSVISQVIGSLAGVLVALVGGFAVYGVIKWTHGLRLDQEQEFQGADLALHRIGATSQD, from the coding sequence ATGGAATCGCTACACCCGGCCACCGATGCACTTGCGCAGAGCGCCAACACACTGTTCCTCCTCATGGGCGCCATTCTGGTGCTGGCCATGCATGCGGGCTTCGCATTTCTCGAGGTCGGCACGGTACGGCACAAGAACCAGGTCAACGCCCTGTGCAAGATCCTCAGTGATTTCGCGGTCTCGGCCATGGCCTACTTCTTCGTGGGCTACTGGATCGCCTACGGCGTCGGCTTCCTCCAGCCAGCTGCCGTGCTGACCCAGGACCATGGCTATGCCCTGGTCAAAGGCTTCTTCCTGCTGACGTTCGCGGCGGCGATCCCCGCGATCATCTCCGGCGGCATCGCCGAGCGTGCGCGCTTCGCCCCGCAACTGTGTGCCACGGCGTTGATCGTGGCGCTGGTCTACCCCGCCTTCGAAGGCGTCGTCTGGAACGGCAACCTGGGCATACAGGCCTGGCTCGCGGCGCGGTTCGGTGCACCGTTCCACGATTTTGCAGGCTCCGTGGTGGTGCATGCCATGGGCGGCTGGCTGGCCCTGGCGGCGGTCATCCTGCTGGGTGCACGTCGCGGGCGCTATCGCGATGGCCGGCTGGTCGCCTTCGCGCCGTCGAGCATCCCGTTTCTGGCTCTGGGCTCATGGATCCTGATCGTCGGCTGGTTCGGCTTCAACGTCATGAGTGCGCAGACCCTGGAAGGCATCAGTGGCCTGGTAGCGATCAACTCGCTCATGGCCATGGTCGGTGGCACGCTGGCAACGCTGCTGGCCGGTCGCAACGACCCCGGTTTCCTGCACAACGGTCCGCTGGCGGGCCTGGTGGCCGTGTGCGCGGGGTCGGATGTGATGCATCCAGTGGGCGCGCTGGCCACCGGCCTGATCGCGGGCGTGCTGTTCGTCTGGAGCTTCACGGCGGCACAGAACCGCTGGAAGATCGACGATGTGCTGGGGGTCTGGCCGTTGCACGGTCTGTGCGGCCTCTGGGGCGGGCTGGCCTGTGGTGTGTTCGGCTCGACCGCGTTGGGTGGCCTGGGCGGCGTCAGCGTCATCAGCCAGGTGATCGGCAGCCTGGCGGGCGTGCTGGTGGCGCTGGTCGGGGGTTTTGCCGTGTACGGGGTCATCAAGTGGACGCACGGCCTGCGCCTGGACCAGGAGCAGGAGTTCCAGGGCGCGGACCTGGCCCTGCACCGCATCGGTGCCACCAGCCAGGATTGA
- a CDS encoding deoxyguanosinetriphosphate triphosphohydrolase (dGTPase family type 3 subfamily, presumably hydrolyzes dGTP to deoxyguanosine and triphosphate) — protein MDWQTLLTRERLGKALYSPEELGRSPFHKDHDRVIFSGAFRRLGRKTQVHPVTSNDHIHTRLTHSLEVSCVGRSLGMRVGETLRDALPDWCAPSDLGMVVQSACLAHDIGNPPFGHSGEDAIRHWFQQAAGRGWLDDMSDDERGDFLNFEGNAQGFRVLTQLEYHQFEGGMRLTYATLGTYLKYPWSARHADALGYKKHKFGCYQSELPLLEQIAGRLGLPQLDEQRWARHPLVYLMEAADDICYALIDLEDGLEMELLDYAEVEALLLNLVGDDLPDTYRQLGPNDSRRRKLAILRGKAIEHLTNAAARAFVEQQSALLEGRLSGDLVEHMHGPAKQCVLQAKDVARKKIFQDKRKTLHEIGAYTTLDILLNAFCGAALEQHGGRSPSFKSRRVLDLLGNNAPSPEGSLHAAFLRMIDFIAGMTDSYASEMAREMTGRASGA, from the coding sequence TTGGACTGGCAGACCCTGCTGACCCGCGAACGCCTGGGCAAGGCGCTGTACAGCCCTGAAGAGCTGGGCCGCAGCCCCTTCCACAAGGACCACGACCGCGTCATCTTCTCTGGCGCGTTCCGGCGCCTGGGTCGCAAGACCCAGGTCCACCCGGTGACCAGCAACGACCACATTCATACCCGCCTGACCCACTCCCTGGAAGTCAGTTGCGTAGGGCGCTCGCTCGGCATGCGCGTGGGCGAAACCTTGCGCGATGCCCTGCCCGACTGGTGCGCACCGAGCGACCTGGGCATGGTGGTGCAGTCGGCCTGCCTGGCCCATGACATCGGCAACCCTCCGTTCGGCCATTCGGGCGAAGATGCGATTCGCCACTGGTTCCAGCAAGCTGCGGGTCGTGGCTGGCTGGACGACATGAGCGATGACGAGCGCGGCGATTTTCTCAACTTCGAAGGCAACGCCCAGGGCTTCCGGGTGCTGACGCAACTGGAGTACCACCAGTTCGAGGGTGGCATGCGCCTGACCTACGCCACCCTGGGCACGTACCTCAAGTACCCCTGGAGCGCGCGGCATGCCGATGCGCTGGGTTACAAGAAGCACAAGTTCGGTTGCTACCAGAGTGAACTGCCCCTGCTGGAGCAGATCGCCGGGCGACTGGGCCTGCCGCAACTCGACGAGCAGCGCTGGGCACGCCATCCGCTGGTCTACCTGATGGAAGCGGCGGATGACATCTGCTATGCCCTGATCGACCTGGAAGACGGGCTGGAAATGGAGCTGCTGGACTACGCGGAAGTCGAAGCCCTGCTGTTGAACCTGGTGGGCGACGACCTGCCGGACACCTACCGGCAACTGGGGCCGAACGACTCGCGGCGGCGCAAGCTGGCGATCCTGCGCGGCAAGGCCATCGAGCACCTGACCAATGCAGCGGCGCGTGCCTTCGTCGAACAACAGTCTGCCCTGCTCGAGGGTCGCTTGAGTGGTGATCTGGTCGAGCACATGCATGGGCCGGCCAAACAGTGCGTGCTGCAGGCCAAGGACGTGGCGCGCAAGAAGATCTTCCAGGACAAGCGCAAGACGCTGCACGAGATCGGCGCCTACACGACCCTGGACATCCTGCTCAACGCCTTCTGTGGCGCTGCGCTGGAGCAGCACGGTGGGCGCTCGCCCTCGTTCAAGAGCCGCCGGGTGCTCGACCTGCTCGGCAACAATGCGCCTTCGCCCGAGGGCTCGCTGCACGCAGCCTTCCTGCGCATGATCGACTTCATCGCCGGCATGACCGACAGCTATGCCAGCGAGATGGCGCGCGAGATGACCGGTCGTGCCAGCGGCGCCTAG
- a CDS encoding LuxR family transcriptional regulator, producing MYSVFIVDDHPVIRLAVRMLLENQSYKVVGESDNGVDAMQMVREYRPDLVILDISIPKLDGLEVLSRFQSMALPMKVLVLTAQSPALFAVRCMHSGAAGYVCKQEDLSELLSAIKAVLSGYNYFPSQAINPAQENESRDLELFKLVNDRELMVLQLFAQGRSNKEIASGMFLSNKTVSTYKKRLMQKLRVNSLVELIDIAKRNALV from the coding sequence ATGTATTCTGTCTTCATTGTCGATGATCACCCGGTCATTCGCCTGGCCGTTCGCATGTTGCTGGAAAACCAAAGTTACAAGGTCGTGGGTGAGTCCGATAACGGTGTGGATGCCATGCAGATGGTTCGCGAGTACCGTCCGGATCTGGTCATTCTCGACATCAGCATCCCGAAGCTGGATGGCCTGGAAGTCCTGTCGCGCTTTCAATCCATGGCGCTGCCCATGAAGGTGCTGGTGCTGACGGCGCAGTCCCCTGCCCTGTTCGCCGTGCGCTGCATGCACTCTGGCGCCGCCGGGTATGTCTGCAAGCAGGAAGACTTGAGCGAACTGTTGAGCGCCATCAAGGCCGTACTGTCCGGTTACAATTATTTCCCCAGCCAGGCCATCAATCCGGCTCAAGAAAACGAGAGCCGTGACCTGGAACTATTCAAACTGGTCAATGATCGCGAACTCATGGTGTTACAACTTTTTGCACAAGGCCGCAGCAACAAGGAAATCGCATCCGGCATGTTTCTCAGCAACAAGACCGTCAGTACCTACAAGAAACGTCTGATGCAAAAGTTGCGCGTCAACTCGCTGGTCGAACTCATCGACATCGCCAAACGTAACGCCCTGGTGTAA